The genomic segment ctcagtccctccgggtgttttggactgcaactcccacccttcctcacagcctcaggccccttccttttccccctcagccgctttagCGCAGTCCAAAACAGGCCCAGTGAGCCCATCCTTCCCAAAGGAGACTCGCCTTGGAGGACGGAGAGGAAGCGGGCGGCGGCGGGGCTGCGGAGGGCGACGCGGGGCGGGAGGCGCTGCACCTGGAACCACTCctgctcctcccctccctccccgacGGCGTCGTCGGGGTCTGCGGGGCGGAGGAGTCCGCGGGGCCCCTGCGGGAAGAGCGGGCGCCCGCGCTGGTCCGAGAGCGCGGCCCACCCGCCGGGGCGCAGGCGCAGGAGCAGCGCGGTCTTGCTCGACGGCTGCGAGGCCAGGCGCCCCTCGCGGGACACGAAGCGCCGCCTGCAGGCCTCCAGGTGCACGCAGGCGCCGCCCCTTGCGCGCCGGACCAAGAAGCCGCACTGGGGTCCCTCGGGCTCGTCGGCGTCGACCCAGACGCGGCAGAGTTCGGGATCGGCGCGCGCATAGCGGCCCCGGGGCGGGTGGAAGAGGCAGGCCAAGGCCGGGGCGGCCAGGCGCGGGAGCCAGAGGCCTCGCGGCGAAGGCGGGCACGCCACGCAGAAGACGTCCTCGCCGTCCGACTCCAGGAAGCGGCCCCCGCCTCCGCCGCCTTCGCCTTCGCCGGCCTCGCACAAGCTCCAGGCCCCGCTCGCGTGCGCCTCCACCACGAAGAGCGTGCCCTCCCCCGGCAGCGGCGACGTCCGCACCGCTCCGCCTGCCTCTGCCACCAGGGGGCGCCCCCCGGGCCCACGCAGGCACGCCCACCACcggggaggccccgcccccggccCCGCCGCCTCCGGCACCGCCTCCAGCAGCCACGTCTAAACAAGGGGGGGAAGAGAGCGCGTCCATACAGCACGAACACCCAATGTTTCAGTTAAGttactgttgggttatctagcaatcatgcctgccttttcaatgtgggatggtttatgtagtttgtTTGGTTGTtgcttaaggagccccggtggctcagtgtgttaaagcactcagctgctgaacttgcagactgaaaggtcccaggttcaaaccccaggagcggcgtgagcacccgctgttagctccagctcctgccaacctagcagttcgaaaacatgccaatgtgagtagatcaataggtaccgctccggcaggaaggtaatggcgctccatgcagtcatgcccatggccacatgaccttggaggtgtctacggacaatgccggctcttcggcttagaaatggagatgagcaccaacccccagagtcagacatgactggacttaaggtcaggggaaaaccttacccttgtttgttgcttagtaacctgtgaagtgggaaatttatttatttatttatttatttacaggatttatattccgcccttctcaccccgaaggggactcagggcggatcacattacacatataggcaaacattcaatgccttttgacacaggacaaagacaaacaacatagctccgagcgggcctcgaacttatgacctcctggtcagtgattcattgcagttaattgcaactggtttgctctcccgtctgcgccacagccctgggaAAGGGGAGTATACTTCatggagacatacaggaagttacatacacctttagaatttggggtatataaggggagactttcttttgttctctctcttgatCCTAATATACAaaatatctacacaaacacaagatggtctatgcataaagaaaatataatgtccaaatTGGAtacatagtattattaaagttccccatacaaagctcaattcggtagtaccagacaaaatgaaaagcagcaacagctctaacacaaaagttatctaagtctgatattgtttccaatgtatatagacttcagggatacatagtcactgaaaatatcttccaaacgaagtaaacagacggttggtcatgttgctgtatacagaatgaagaaaataatgatggagcaccgctctcaaaaaagtccaaataaagtcccaaataaagtcccaagtctccAGGggttcccggggggggggggggggtccccttcttcaggagttggtataatcagcaacaatgaacttatatccAAACTTCTAACTTCCATGAtgctaagagatatgtagtatcctgatggAGATAGGCCCTGCATGATCCTGGCCTACTATATTTTGTATCTTGAACTatattctttggaactaagatgttttacctgtatgaccatcatcatacaagattgtgagtaaacatacttttactattttacttttggtgtctctgatgtttattttatgcgcatgactctttaaagggaaagggaggctggctattttgcttttccttacctctgctcacataaacccctagtcttctgtgttttttgctactctgcagcaATATCTAACCACATTGGTATCGTAATAATAACAGGTTATGAACATATTTTCTAATAATTATTCTGTCCATGCTGCTAGCTGTGAAAGAGTTAATCATTGGAACATTATGGAGCATGTGTACAACAGAGAAGGAAGTTCAATCTCACAACAACCGGGAGGCTGGGCACTGAATTAATGAGCTGATAAGGGACAATTTATATGTAGTTGCCTCCATTGTGATCGCTCTCTCTTCTGTCGTGACCATGCTAACAGGACGGGCTGGGCTTTAGCTCAGCAGgctaatcaccaataataataataataataataataataataataatacaactttatttataccccaccaccatctccccacggggacttggggcagctcacatggggcaaggcccgaccagcacaatttacaaaaacaacagcattattacattgaacaatatatacaaaaattaaaacaaagtaagacaataaaacaagagttaatacagcagtaataatatcaatcaaccaccaagtacaattcagttgacttcagcagcaatataaaaatatcatcatcagtcaaaatacccaaataaaagggacctaataaaatccaggatagagttataatgcaagctgcagtaaatcttgccaaccggaaAGCTGAGAATTcgtagcccgggtcagggtgagctcctgatctttAGCCCAAGTTCTGCCTACCaagcaattcaaaaacaaatgtgagtagataaataggaactgcattaaaatgGGAAGGTATTATTTAGGCTCAGCattttgatcagaaaaaaggaggaagtttatgaacaaagaaagctctttggcagggaggtgGAGTGACAGCACCTCCCAGGGGCCGGAATTgaacacagcctccaaagatgccgaaagattggaaaagcctatataatacttgtatctgttgtctgtcttgtcactgttataatcagcattgaatgtttgccgtgtatatgtatgttctatgatccatcctgagtcccctttggggtgagacggGCGAAATGTAAGgcgaaggtttcccctgatgtgaagtccagtcgtgtctgactctgggggttggagctctcCTCCATCTCTAGGCTGAAGaggcggcgttgtccgtaggcacctccaaggccatatggccactggcaggactgcatggagcgcccttaccttcctgccggagtggtacctattgatctactcacatttgcatgatttcgaactgcgaggttggcagaagctggggctaacagcgggagctcaccctgctccctggatttgaacctgcgaccttttggtcaacaagttcaggagctcactGGTTAAACCCGCTGCGCCACTTGGGGGGGGGCtccttaaataaaaataaatgaaaataaataataataagtaagtGTTATTGGAAGGGATGAAATGTCAATAAAGACCAGGAGtggtttgagagagagagagagagagagagagagagagaggagggtgcTGGGGGCGAATGGCAAGGCAGTCAGCCCTTGGGCGAGGGAGTGGCAGGGGCAGAGGGGAGGGGTCCCGGGGGCGTGGCCGCGGGGGGcgtggcttctctctctctcctccccccccccccgcggagGCACCTGCTTCCACCCGAGGGCGGTGCCGGAGACGTCGACGCCGCCGCCGAAGCGCTCTCCGGTCAGGAAGCCCCCCGTCCAGTCCACCAGCCCCACCTCCATGGCGCCTGGAGGGAGgacggagggaggggagggagacgCCCCTCCCTCacgaggccccgcccccagccttTGTGACGCCCCCCGCCCGCTCTGGGCTCCCTTTcccgccccctcctcccttccctggGAAGCACAGGCCGGggggacatctgtcgggagggctcggccggtgccttcctttcttccttccgtcCTGCCTGTCACGAAAGGCCTCGGATGGGTGACCCTCGACGGggccccatctctctctctctctctctctctcaggttgAGCATAGGAGCCCCcaggtggcgtagtggactaagtgactggaaggttgggttgctgacctgaaagctgccaggttcgaatcccacctggggagagtgtggatgagctccctctatcagctccagctccaggcggggacatgagagaagactccc from the Anolis carolinensis isolate JA03-04 chromosome 5, rAnoCar3.1.pri, whole genome shotgun sequence genome contains:
- the fscn3 gene encoding fascin-3, producing the protein MEVGLVDWTGGFLTGERFGGGVDVSGTALGWKQTWLLEAVPEAAGPGAGPPRWWACLRGPGGRPLVAEAGGAVRTSPLPGEGTLFVVEAHASGAWSLCEAGEGEGGGGGGRFLESDGEDVFCVACPPSPRGLWLPRLAAPALACLFHPPRGRYARADPELCRVWVDADEPEGPQCGFLVRRARGGACVHLEACRRRFVSREGRLASQPSSKTALLLRLRPGGWAALSDQRGRPLFPQGPRGLLRPADPDDAVGEGGEEQEWFQVQRLPPRVALRSPAAARFLSVLQGGDVYAGSRNATPLGSFLLEADLDGETLRLRGPHQKYLAQRGSGAVRADGEARDPATLFRALWLCGTVFLRAADGRFLGTGPRGRVRATAAEPGPREEFWLRLADRPFVVLRGARGFVGSRGPPSPPSSPPKRGLLLPPLRGDLLEPDVVELLPCARGVYHLRSRGKGFWGLGAEGALFCGGRAALNFCLELRGPHRLALLAPNGLYVRGDHRGALCADAHDPHQCLWEF